In the genome of Candidatus Moraniibacteriota bacterium, one region contains:
- a CDS encoding radical SAM protein gives MEKENFHSFGSILSENSNERLVIIAKPNFKDFAIMFPLFKIMRGGGEVSKIFFCGPFASLNAKSMLEENEWLDGIIIDQVESVAGKLLEMIQRNVSIKECKGGIWRENQSIVEYVPSEAYILLNQLPFPARDVEKEELGSYINIEASRGCIYNCSFCHIPLATRKEKTVAVMDFRDPVKVVDEMELLNKEIGKKLFIFNDSVFWASGRDNDRILKFCSEIKRRKLDIRMYVYLRCNPFIHDEVLNALADAGLVRVFLGVENASEKSQILFRKPIKKDSFIEIREKLNRLNVNVHIGYITFEPFSTLDDIQMNLEYLYKIGKLFRLGVILEPVRVIPGSFMHKKLLEGGLISTEARYRDITYGYRFLNDDVGRLFEKAKSIFSGNFGGIAYEFEYYCTTMGILYGLIQKENIHLGEELSLEHQRFCLSQKELMDSIYVFLSSLIAKVGKGDSMNDCFQKDFTEKFSEKFFKLKIEYFTFINGVSRLGRDDILSQIYSGLERTR, from the coding sequence TTGGAAAAGGAAAATTTCCATTCTTTTGGAAGCATTTTGAGTGAGAATTCCAATGAAAGACTCGTTATTATTGCAAAGCCAAATTTTAAAGACTTTGCTATCATGTTTCCATTATTTAAGATCATGAGAGGTGGTGGCGAAGTGTCTAAAATCTTCTTCTGTGGACCGTTTGCATCTTTGAATGCAAAATCCATGCTGGAGGAAAATGAATGGTTAGATGGAATCATCATTGATCAGGTTGAGAGTGTTGCTGGGAAGTTGCTTGAAATGATTCAACGAAACGTATCAATAAAAGAATGTAAAGGGGGGATTTGGCGGGAAAATCAATCAATCGTGGAATATGTGCCGAGTGAAGCATATATTCTGCTTAATCAATTGCCATTTCCAGCAAGGGATGTGGAGAAAGAAGAGCTAGGAAGTTATATAAATATAGAAGCTTCTCGAGGTTGTATCTATAATTGTTCATTCTGTCATATACCGCTTGCAACCCGTAAAGAGAAAACTGTAGCAGTAATGGATTTTCGAGACCCGGTTAAAGTTGTAGATGAAATGGAGCTCCTAAACAAGGAAATTGGGAAAAAGCTTTTCATCTTCAATGATAGTGTTTTTTGGGCGTCTGGAAGAGATAATGATCGCATTTTGAAATTTTGTTCGGAAATAAAAAGACGAAAGCTTGATATAAGAATGTATGTATATTTACGATGTAACCCATTTATTCATGATGAAGTGTTAAATGCACTGGCAGATGCTGGTCTTGTTAGGGTTTTTCTTGGTGTGGAGAACGCTTCGGAAAAATCGCAGATTTTATTTAGGAAACCAATTAAAAAAGATTCATTTATTGAGATTCGGGAGAAGCTGAATCGATTGAATGTTAATGTTCATATTGGATATATAACCTTTGAGCCATTTTCGACGCTTGATGACATCCAAATGAATCTAGAATATTTGTACAAAATAGGGAAATTATTCAGATTAGGCGTGATACTTGAACCAGTTCGTGTGATACCCGGATCTTTTATGCATAAGAAACTCCTTGAGGGTGGTCTTATAAGTACTGAAGCGCGCTACCGAGATATAACATATGGCTACAGATTTTTGAATGACGATGTCGGGAGGCTCTTTGAGAAAGCTAAGAGTATTTTTAGTGGGAATTTTGGAGGAATTGCTTACGAGTTTGAATATTATTGTACAACGATGGGTATTCTATATGGTCTAATTCAGAAAGAAAATATCCATCTGGGCGAGGAACTTAGCCTTGAGCATCAAAGATTCTGTCTTTCTCAGAAAGAGCTAATGGATAGTATTTATGTTTTTCTCTCCTCCTTGATTGCTAAAGTAGGGAAAGGTGACTCAATGAATGATTGCTTCCAAAAAGATTTCACTGAAAAATTTTCTGAAAAATTTTTCAAACTGAAGATTGAATATTTTACCTTTATAAACGGCGTTTCACGATTAGGCAGGGATGATATTCTTTCCCAGATTTATTCGGGTCTCGAGAGAACTAGATGA
- a CDS encoding NUDIX hydrolase, which translates to MDKGLIVHALLFNEKQEVLLIRRSLSEDVLPGVWDIPGGTLHDGEDPVEGAIRETTEEVGLNIKNLSLFHYTSNIDQKKNKQFIRLIFIGTCDSFDVVLNPEDHDKYQWVPSSHLPQNMELVDYLPEVFDILKEKKHLLANYYVHAE; encoded by the coding sequence ATGGATAAGGGACTTATCGTGCACGCACTTCTCTTCAATGAGAAGCAAGAAGTTCTGCTCATTCGGAGATCGTTGAGTGAGGATGTTTTGCCAGGCGTCTGGGATATTCCCGGGGGCACTCTCCATGATGGAGAGGATCCAGTAGAAGGTGCGATTAGAGAAACTACGGAAGAGGTTGGGCTTAATATAAAAAATCTCAGTTTATTTCACTACACATCAAACATTGATCAGAAAAAGAATAAACAGTTTATTCGCCTTATATTTATCGGTACCTGTGATAGCTTCGATGTGGTGTTAAACCCGGAAGATCATGATAAATATCAATGGGTACCAAGTAGCCATCTTCCGCAGAACATGGAACTAGTAGATTACCTTCCTGAGGTTTTCGATATATTAAAAGAAAAGAAACATCTACTGGCTAATTACTATGTTCATGCAGAATGA
- a CDS encoding glycosyltransferase family 2 protein — MNGFFIAVAIGFLFVSALWILRIFRTVLWLRLNVSENISSANGNNGVRFFVLIPVLDEIDILENTIKYFSSILQSFDGSKVIIVTTEEEYNLNYKGSGRDTVAMSKLLEKKYDNIICVHYPYTGGKMAHQVNYAVNFIRGSFQLKAGDYFALYNADSRPDSRTFYWVWRVVRSVRMGENPPQVFQQYGNYLGNYPIISRISNFLRKSILLSASLWQNRWSIGFEIPHSLDQFKERNARPSLFAPMNYCIGHGLFFSQRIYKEVGGFSEDMHNEDAIFGLQLNYYGYVIEPIPFFDVSYSPDSIKSLFFQKASWFFGPLQAFDYYFQITKNDPSVKRDRLLIFSLKLFSHAIYWIVGPSFLLFLFLCTAISGSTATWASFFLVYVCFLVVPNFLSWIIFRGKDATGTLVIFVYLLSGSFFFYMLHGLSGWLSTFRYFGFVVFNYPIRKSKTLILHEHSN, encoded by the coding sequence ATGAATGGATTTTTTATTGCAGTTGCAATAGGCTTTCTCTTTGTATCAGCATTATGGATACTAAGAATCTTTAGAACTGTTCTCTGGTTGAGGTTGAATGTATCTGAAAATATATCGTCTGCTAATGGGAATAACGGTGTTCGATTTTTTGTTCTGATACCAGTACTTGATGAAATAGATATTCTGGAGAATACAATAAAATACTTTTCTAGCATCCTCCAATCATTTGATGGGTCTAAAGTGATAATAGTGACAACGGAAGAGGAATATAATCTCAATTATAAGGGAAGTGGAAGAGATACTGTTGCCATGTCAAAGTTACTTGAGAAGAAATATGACAACATAATTTGTGTACACTACCCTTATACGGGAGGAAAGATGGCACATCAGGTGAACTACGCAGTGAATTTTATAAGAGGCTCCTTTCAGTTAAAAGCGGGGGATTATTTTGCTCTTTACAATGCTGATTCAAGACCGGATAGCAGGACGTTTTATTGGGTCTGGCGAGTTGTGCGTAGTGTCCGAATGGGAGAAAATCCTCCCCAAGTTTTTCAGCAATACGGAAATTATCTTGGGAACTATCCGATCATTTCCCGCATATCTAATTTTTTAAGAAAATCCATCCTACTTTCCGCGTCGCTGTGGCAAAATAGGTGGAGCATCGGTTTTGAGATTCCGCATTCTTTGGATCAATTCAAAGAGAGAAATGCGCGACCGTCCTTGTTTGCTCCCATGAATTATTGCATTGGGCATGGGCTATTCTTTTCGCAGAGAATTTACAAGGAGGTCGGTGGTTTTTCCGAAGATATGCATAACGAAGATGCTATTTTTGGTTTGCAACTGAATTATTACGGGTATGTTATTGAGCCGATTCCGTTTTTTGATGTTTCCTATTCTCCGGATAGCATAAAGAGTCTGTTTTTTCAGAAGGCTAGTTGGTTTTTCGGGCCTTTGCAGGCATTTGACTATTATTTTCAGATAACAAAAAATGATCCCTCTGTAAAAAGGGATCGTCTTTTGATTTTCTCTTTGAAGTTATTTTCTCATGCTATCTATTGGATCGTGGGACCGTCATTCTTGCTTTTTTTGTTTCTTTGTACCGCTATTTCAGGTTCAACAGCTACATGGGCATCTTTCTTCTTGGTATACGTATGCTTTTTGGTAGTGCCGAATTTTCTTTCCTGGATCATTTTTCGGGGAAAAGATGCTACTGGTACGCTGGTAATTTTCGTATATTTGCTTTCGGGAAGCTTCTTCTTTTATATGCTCCATGGTCTTTCCGGATGGTTATCAACCTTTCGTTATTTTGGTTTTGTAGTTTTCAACTATCCTATCAGAAAAAGCAAAACACTCATTCTGCATGAACATAGTAATTAG
- a CDS encoding RNA-binding protein: MAQKLYVGNLSYGTTDDGLREAFSEAGSVTSASVITDRATGRSKGFGFVEMASDADAEKAISMWNGKDLDGRTLVVNEARPFEPRPRQGGNEGGYGSSNKRDW; the protein is encoded by the coding sequence ATGGCACAGAAGCTCTACGTCGGGAACCTCTCATACGGCACCACGGACGACGGTCTTCGAGAAGCTTTCTCGGAAGCGGGATCCGTGACGTCGGCGAGCGTTATTACCGATCGTGCCACCGGTCGTTCGAAAGGCTTCGGCTTTGTCGAAATGGCCAGTGATGCGGATGCCGAAAAAGCCATCTCCATGTGGAATGGGAAGGATCTCGATGGTCGCACCCTCGTGGTAAACGAGGCTCGTCCGTTCGAACCCCGCCCACGCCAAGGTGGAAATGAAGGCGGTTACGGTAGCAGCAACAAGCGGGACTGGTAA
- a CDS encoding L,D-transpeptidase — MHFNFSSGEKQLGIRRGRKTKWGVLPLLVIGLFLASAGIYGFRAYARILEARPSLDMMIAGVKPESSLGVTFPTAVDTDGFTDGVRLIPDTPVVFEWTDDDRKLLVKPVKQWLSGMRYAISLPTGKTVWLGSIPETTLSFETWAPPEVESVSPSNGAKDALLGAEDPVVVRLDRPAADSFLDFSFNGEKAVVYGIDSDKQEFRILPPDIQSGVKYVLMVRVRNRESSDDSFETIYTGSFETLPPEPTTIAKDFPTRLLNAKRYTVPVVTAGKYIDINVETQVMTLFENGKAIDAFMVSSGKRGMDTPKGNYTIQNKTPRAWSKAYGLYMPYWMALVASGKYGIHELPEWPGGYKEGANHLGTPVSHGCVRLGVGPAARVYTWTDIGTPVTVH, encoded by the coding sequence ATGCATTTCAACTTTTCATCGGGAGAGAAACAGCTGGGGATTCGCCGGGGTCGCAAGACGAAATGGGGCGTTTTACCTCTTTTGGTTATCGGGCTCTTTTTGGCATCGGCCGGGATATATGGATTTCGCGCGTATGCTCGAATTCTCGAAGCTCGTCCGTCGCTTGATATGATGATTGCCGGCGTAAAGCCGGAGAGCTCTCTCGGAGTGACGTTTCCCACTGCGGTTGATACGGACGGGTTTACCGACGGTGTTCGTTTGATACCGGATACGCCGGTTGTTTTCGAATGGACTGATGATGATCGGAAACTCTTGGTGAAACCGGTGAAGCAGTGGTTGTCAGGGATGCGCTACGCGATTTCTTTGCCAACGGGGAAAACCGTCTGGCTCGGGTCGATTCCGGAAACGACACTTTCTTTCGAAACGTGGGCCCCTCCGGAGGTAGAATCGGTTTCTCCGAGCAATGGCGCAAAGGATGCGTTGCTTGGTGCGGAGGATCCGGTAGTGGTGCGTCTTGATCGTCCGGCGGCGGATTCTTTTCTGGATTTCTCATTCAATGGTGAAAAGGCAGTTGTGTATGGCATTGATTCGGATAAACAGGAATTCCGTATTCTGCCACCGGATATTCAGTCGGGGGTGAAATATGTGCTCATGGTTCGCGTACGCAACCGAGAATCGTCCGATGATTCATTTGAAACAATCTACACCGGAAGCTTTGAGACGCTTCCGCCGGAACCGACTACTATAGCAAAGGATTTCCCGACACGACTCCTCAACGCGAAGCGCTATACGGTGCCCGTTGTGACTGCGGGGAAGTACATCGATATCAATGTGGAGACGCAGGTCATGACGCTCTTTGAAAATGGGAAGGCGATCGACGCCTTCATGGTATCGTCCGGCAAGCGAGGAATGGATACGCCGAAGGGGAATTATACGATCCAAAACAAAACGCCGCGCGCCTGGTCCAAAGCATATGGTCTCTATATGCCGTATTGGATGGCGCTTGTTGCGAGTGGGAAGTATGGCATACACGAATTGCCCGAATGGCCGGGCGGTTACAAAGAGGGGGCGAATCATCTCGGCACACCGGTTTCGCATGGCTGTGTCCGTCTCGGTGTCGGTCCCGCCGCGCGCGTCTACACCTGGACCGATATCGGCACGCCCGTTACGGTGCATTGA
- a CDS encoding DUF378 domain-containing protein: protein MKMVHMVAFILLIVGGINWLLVGVFGMDIGDFLFGGMDSAMSRLVYVLVGVAAIYEIATHKKNCRTCESSTGAPSLSQM, encoded by the coding sequence ATGAAGATGGTGCATATGGTAGCCTTCATTCTCCTCATCGTTGGGGGAATCAATTGGCTGCTTGTCGGGGTATTTGGCATGGATATTGGCGACTTTCTTTTTGGCGGGATGGATTCGGCGATGTCGCGACTGGTCTATGTGCTGGTAGGCGTGGCGGCGATCTATGAAATTGCGACGCACAAGAAGAATTGTCGGACATGCGAATCCAGTACGGGCGCGCCGTCTTTGTCGCAGATGTAG
- a CDS encoding mechanosensitive ion channel family protein produces MQNFTHDIVRSVAPWFVDHGVKIVAIVFAALLVQRFVGVFIEKSVRKLVVPSRFLSKEAERKREDTLIRIFSTSAGILLWVLVGLMMLSELGFAVGPLLAAAGVAGIAFGFGGQYLIRDLISGLFIIMENQYRIGDVVCFDTTCGLVEDISLRMTTLRDLDGVVHHVPHGEVKQVSNMSKNFSRVNLNIGIAYNSDLEQVISVVNRVGAELAEDPDWKDMIIAPPQFLRVDDFGDSAIVIKILGDTQPIKQWDVTGELRKRLKIAFDKEGIDIPFPQRVIHQAR; encoded by the coding sequence ATGCAAAATTTTACTCACGATATCGTGCGAAGTGTTGCGCCGTGGTTTGTGGATCATGGGGTGAAGATAGTGGCTATCGTTTTTGCGGCGCTGCTGGTTCAGCGATTTGTCGGGGTATTTATTGAGAAGTCGGTGCGAAAGCTGGTAGTGCCGAGTCGATTTCTCAGCAAAGAGGCGGAACGGAAGCGAGAGGACACGTTGATTCGTATCTTTTCGACATCGGCTGGTATTTTGCTCTGGGTTTTGGTCGGGCTGATGATGCTCTCTGAGCTTGGCTTTGCTGTTGGGCCGCTCCTTGCGGCGGCAGGGGTTGCGGGCATTGCCTTCGGCTTTGGCGGGCAGTATCTCATTCGCGATCTTATTAGCGGACTCTTTATTATCATGGAGAATCAGTATCGCATCGGCGATGTGGTGTGTTTCGATACGACATGCGGGCTGGTTGAGGATATCAGTCTGCGCATGACGACGCTTCGCGATCTTGACGGTGTCGTGCATCATGTGCCGCATGGAGAGGTGAAACAGGTGTCCAATATGTCCAAGAATTTCTCTCGTGTCAATCTCAATATCGGCATTGCTTACAACTCCGATTTGGAACAGGTGATTTCGGTGGTGAATCGCGTGGGCGCGGAACTTGCCGAGGATCCGGATTGGAAAGATATGATTATTGCGCCACCTCAATTCCTTCGCGTCGACGATTTTGGCGATTCGGCGATCGTGATCAAGATTCTCGGAGATACGCAGCCGATCAAGCAATGGGACGTGACAGGCGAGCTTCGCAAGCGTCTCAAAATAGCTTTTGATAAAGAGGGTATTGATATTCCGTTTCCGCAGCGAGTGATTCATCAGGCAAGGTAA
- a CDS encoding tRNA-binding protein, with product MEEVNWSDFEKVELRVGTILEVADFPEARKPAYKLRIDLGELGIKKSSAQITRHYTKEDLLGKQVICVVNFPPKQIGPFISECLTTGFADEHGDVILAQPERQVPNGSKMF from the coding sequence ATGGAAGAGGTCAATTGGTCCGACTTCGAAAAAGTAGAATTGCGTGTCGGCACTATTCTTGAGGTAGCTGATTTTCCTGAAGCTCGCAAGCCTGCTTACAAATTACGGATTGACTTGGGGGAACTTGGAATAAAGAAATCAAGCGCTCAGATTACTCGGCATTACACAAAAGAAGACCTGTTAGGTAAACAGGTGATATGCGTCGTTAATTTCCCTCCAAAACAAATAGGGCCTTTTATTTCGGAGTGCCTTACTACTGGTTTTGCTGATGAGCATGGCGATGTGATACTGGCTCAACCGGAGAGACAGGTTCCTAACGGATCGAAAATGTTCTAA
- a CDS encoding fibronectin type III domain-containing protein: MKQKSNISLWRSRVLRGLFFGSLSLAILSVPTVFAELPPPPPPPSSAPPTPTSLVASSPSTTQINLSWDAVSDGWLAGYNVYRCGGAGCTPTVQVGTTNSTTTTYSDTGLSSGTYVYAVTAYSGFGESAQSTSVEVDTQTKTYSLSDFTALVTQWLQTGSGLSADVNTDNVVNTRDLGIMMSFWSGA; encoded by the coding sequence ATGAAACAAAAATCGAACATCTCTTTATGGAGAAGTCGAGTATTGAGAGGATTGTTTTTCGGATCTCTTTCTCTCGCAATACTCTCTGTACCAACAGTCTTTGCGGAACTTCCGCCGCCGCCACCACCACCATCGAGTGCGCCGCCCACGCCAACAAGTCTTGTTGCGTCGTCTCCTTCGACGACACAGATTAACCTATCGTGGGATGCGGTTTCAGACGGGTGGCTTGCCGGGTACAACGTCTATCGATGCGGCGGTGCCGGATGTACGCCCACGGTGCAAGTCGGGACGACGAATTCAACGACGACGACGTACTCTGATACCGGACTTTCGTCGGGAACCTATGTGTATGCTGTGACGGCGTATAGTGGGTTTGGCGAGTCAGCTCAGTCGACCAGTGTCGAAGTGGACACGCAAACCAAGACCTACTCGCTTTCTGACTTTACCGCGCTGGTCACTCAGTGGCTTCAGACGGGATCGGGACTCTCGGCGGATGTGAATACTGACAATGTGGTGAATACGCGTGACCTTGGCATCATGATGAGTTTCTGGAGCGGCGCGTAA
- a CDS encoding CBS domain-containing protein, with product MGDSVVSDIMTASVISVSPSDPLQKVAALLTEHRIHGVPVLDDGAIVGIITETDFFTKDSSNIYLPSYIDFMRKMRVSSEMSGSRREMVDRLMQAKAEDIMSSPCQTVSESMAVRDLIGKFKETGLSVFPVTNDMQRMVGIVAIADILKSFDSSKEVI from the coding sequence ATGGGTGATTCAGTGGTGAGCGATATCATGACGGCATCGGTTATTTCCGTGAGTCCATCGGATCCTTTGCAGAAAGTGGCAGCACTTCTTACCGAACATCGGATTCATGGTGTTCCCGTCCTTGATGACGGAGCTATTGTCGGTATTATTACGGAAACGGATTTTTTTACCAAAGATTCGTCGAATATTTATCTTCCGTCATATATAGACTTTATGAGGAAGATGCGTGTTTCGAGTGAGATGAGCGGAAGTCGCCGCGAAATGGTTGATCGACTGATGCAAGCGAAAGCCGAAGATATTATGAGTTCGCCGTGCCAAACGGTTTCCGAAAGTATGGCAGTTCGGGATCTTATCGGAAAGTTCAAGGAGACGGGATTAAGTGTTTTTCCGGTAACGAATGACATGCAGCGCATGGTTGGCATTGTTGCTATCGCCGATATATTGAAGTCATTTGATTCCTCGAAGGAAGTGATATAG
- the recG gene encoding ATP-dependent DNA helicase RecG produces MLSSQTYLSDIATIKKSFIPKFSALGIRTVQDLLFHIPSRYEDFSHIKSIADAIEGEKATFEGTVGHFQEKKTWKRRMSIFETDLTDDSGTIRLIWFNQKLITGNLPPDTRIRVSGKVARDRDGFAMTSPAFERSSRRPTHTARLVPIYPETYGLTSKFIRWQIEMLFEKKVGIPDPLPESLVEKLHLPTLPRTLRMIHFPKSPEEVEIARKRLAFDDMFLAQLKSLELKSIWKQSSAVSFPKNEKFFTESARCFPFPLTAAQTKAIEEILNDLARDIPMNRLVNGDVGSGKTAVAAVAALRVAQAGFQVALLAPTEVLARQHYETLSKFFAQTSFQIALLTRSSHRLASETVAKETLKNAVKSGLASIVIGTHALIQEDVSFRNLALVIVDEQHRFGVSQRAALQEATRHSKDGMPKTTPHLLTLTATPIPRTLGIALLGNLDISILDEMPKNRLPIVTKIAATRDAKETVFRFARQEIKKGRQVFIILPLVEESATLSEVKAAKTEHEKLSKKVFPEFSVGLLYGKMKPAEKEKTMRDFKEGALHVLVSTSVVEVGVDVPNATVMIIENADRFGLSQLHQFRGRVGRGAHQSYCFLLPGKNSTNDRLDALVESNNGFSLAEKDLEIRGPGAFFGLRQSGIPDIAMSHLGNTRLIKIAQEEASTLLLDDPSLEKHLYLRAALTEMTENVHLE; encoded by the coding sequence ATGCTTTCCTCTCAAACATATCTCAGTGACATTGCAACGATCAAAAAGAGTTTCATCCCGAAATTCTCAGCACTTGGCATACGCACCGTTCAAGATCTCTTGTTTCACATTCCTTCTCGATATGAAGATTTCTCTCACATCAAGTCGATTGCGGACGCCATCGAAGGAGAAAAAGCGACATTCGAAGGAACTGTCGGACATTTCCAAGAAAAAAAGACGTGGAAACGGCGCATGAGCATATTTGAGACAGATCTCACCGACGATTCGGGAACCATTCGATTGATCTGGTTCAACCAAAAACTGATTACCGGAAACCTGCCGCCTGACACGCGAATCCGCGTTTCCGGAAAAGTCGCCCGCGACCGCGACGGATTTGCCATGACATCGCCGGCGTTTGAGCGGTCCAGTCGCCGCCCGACACATACCGCGCGCCTCGTCCCCATCTACCCGGAGACGTACGGGCTCACATCAAAGTTTATCCGATGGCAAATTGAGATGCTCTTCGAAAAAAAAGTGGGCATCCCTGACCCACTTCCGGAATCGCTCGTGGAAAAACTCCATCTGCCGACACTCCCCCGAACGCTTCGCATGATTCACTTCCCAAAATCTCCGGAGGAAGTCGAGATTGCACGGAAACGCCTCGCTTTTGACGACATGTTTCTTGCCCAGCTCAAAAGCCTCGAACTGAAATCGATTTGGAAACAGTCGTCCGCCGTTTCTTTTCCAAAAAACGAGAAATTCTTCACGGAAAGCGCACGTTGTTTTCCCTTTCCGCTTACCGCTGCACAGACAAAAGCTATCGAAGAGATTCTCAACGACCTCGCCCGCGACATTCCGATGAATCGCCTGGTGAACGGGGACGTTGGGTCTGGAAAAACAGCAGTTGCCGCAGTTGCCGCACTTCGCGTCGCACAAGCCGGATTCCAAGTAGCACTTCTTGCTCCGACAGAAGTACTCGCTCGCCAGCATTACGAAACCCTCTCGAAATTCTTCGCGCAAACTTCGTTTCAGATTGCTCTGCTTACTCGATCTTCACACAGACTCGCCTCGGAAACCGTCGCCAAAGAAACACTCAAAAACGCCGTGAAAAGCGGACTTGCCAGCATTGTTATCGGCACGCACGCACTCATCCAAGAAGACGTGTCGTTTCGAAACCTGGCACTGGTTATCGTTGACGAACAGCACCGCTTCGGCGTCTCCCAACGAGCCGCACTCCAAGAAGCGACACGGCATTCGAAGGACGGGATGCCAAAAACAACGCCTCATCTCCTCACACTTACCGCAACACCGATACCGCGAACGCTTGGCATTGCCCTCCTTGGCAATCTGGATATTTCCATACTCGACGAAATGCCGAAAAATCGCCTCCCTATCGTCACCAAAATCGCCGCCACACGCGACGCCAAGGAAACAGTCTTCCGATTCGCTCGCCAAGAGATAAAAAAAGGGCGGCAAGTCTTCATCATCTTGCCGCTCGTCGAAGAGTCGGCCACGCTCTCCGAAGTCAAAGCCGCCAAAACGGAGCACGAGAAACTCTCTAAAAAAGTATTTCCCGAATTTTCCGTCGGACTGCTCTATGGAAAAATGAAACCTGCCGAAAAGGAGAAAACGATGCGTGACTTCAAGGAAGGCGCCCTGCATGTCCTCGTCTCCACATCTGTCGTCGAAGTGGGCGTCGACGTGCCCAATGCCACCGTTATGATTATCGAAAATGCCGATCGATTCGGACTCTCTCAGCTCCACCAATTCCGCGGCCGAGTCGGTCGAGGCGCGCACCAATCCTATTGTTTCCTCCTTCCAGGGAAAAACAGCACCAATGATCGCCTCGATGCTCTTGTCGAAAGCAATAACGGTTTCTCCCTTGCCGAAAAAGATCTGGAAATCCGCGGCCCGGGAGCGTTCTTCGGACTCCGCCAGTCCGGTATCCCCGATATCGCCATGAGCCACCTTGGGAACACCCGCCTCATAAAAATCGCCCAAGAAGAAGCTTCGACACTCCTCCTCGACGATCCATCCCTCGAAAAGCACCTATATCTCCGTGCCGCCCTCACTGAAATGACCGAGAACGTGCACTTGGAATAA